A genomic stretch from Styela clava chromosome 5, kaStyClav1.hap1.2, whole genome shotgun sequence includes:
- the LOC120344157 gene encoding choline transporter-like protein 2 isoform X1 codes for MGSCCSGQNDEDSDNKYGTAKTHDPSFDGPIHKRSCTDILCCLIFFIFILGFIVVGIFAWLNGDPIILLYPTDNNGRICGVKYGDLDLSNKTNVFFFDLTKCASPASLLKFQCATTQICVNSCPNSTWTYYQDVPQLTAALAGVIATGVASPTNLQISNFAVSNLGVDWSKYFCTYGYDVRTEFESRSNGFQDLIDIIQEGKCAPYYIPMTPLVGRCIPTVLKDAASFTAQTVSGESTVVVDALNNTVTGDALNNGSLIVQAYLNAQEVGMKIFADFTVAWYWVLAGLGVAAVVSFLWIVIMRWVAGPMIWITIIALLGVFGFGIYYCYTEWQRLLNVDGADRSVIAVGFTSDLTQYLALQDTWLAFFIILCILGGVFLLLVIFLRKRILIAIQIIKSASKAVGMMISTLFYPLVTFVLAVIVVSFWAATALFLASSGDPVYRVIDSNETRVAAEATPLNNTNCNVTLWNQANHTYANDSSIKCAFIEYGGDSVFHQNTLWLQIACLFGLFWLLNWVIALGECTLAGAFASYYWAFRKPRDIPALPLFGAFGRTLRYHTGSLAFGAFIIALIQIIRVMLEYIDHKVKSSESKVAKFVIKCCKCCFWCLEKFMKFLNRNAYIMVAVYGKNFCWSAKEAFKLIMRNIIRVAVVDKVTDFLLFMGKLIVTSGLVALSWAFFSNQISFVSGYVPSLNYYWLPIVVIGIGAYIVAAGFFNTYGMAVDTIFLCFLEDLERNDGTPERPYFANKELLELFGRKNTQTDPEPIYEEVE; via the exons ATGGGATCCTGCTGCAGTGGACAAAATGACGAAGACTCTGACAATAAATATG GAACGGCGAAAACTCACGATCCGTCCTTCGATGGCCCGATTCATAAACGGTCCTGCACTGACATCTTGTGTTGTTTGATTTTCTTTATCTTTATCCTCGGATTCATTGTTGTCGGAATATTCG CTTGGCTGAATGGGGATCCGATCATTTTATTGTATCCAACAGACAATAATGGTAGAATTTGTGGTGTGAAATATGGAGATCTAGATTTATC GAACAAGACCAATGTATTCTTCTTTGACCTGACAAAATGCGCAAGTCCTGCCAGTTTGCTGAAATTTCAATGCGCAACAACACAG ATCTGTGTGAACTCCTGTCCCAACTCAACATGGACTTATTATCAAGATGTCCCACAGCTTACAGCAGCACTGGCAGGAGTTATAGCCACCGGTGTGGCTTCTCCCACTAACCTACAAATCTCTAACTTTGCCGTCAGTAATCTGGGTGTGGATTGGTCGAAATACTTCTGCACATATGGATATGATGTCAGAACAGAATTCGAAAGCAGG tctAATGGCTTTCAAGATCTCATCGATATCATACAAGAAGGGAAATGTGCTCCATATTACATTCCTATGACCCCACTAGTCGGGAGATGCATTCCTACAGTTCTTAAAGACGCCGCATCCTTCACTGCTCAGACTGTTTCTGGTGAAAGCACTGTAGTTGTG GACGCTCTGAACAACACAGTCACAGGAGATGCTTTAAATAATGGAAGCTTGATCGTTCAAGCGTATCTGAATGCTCAAGAAGTTGGGATGAAAATATTTGCTGATTTTACAGTAGCATGGTACTGGGTGCTAGC GGGCCTTGGTGTCGCTGCTGTTGTATCATTTCTATGGATTGTAATAATGAGATGGGTTGCAGGCCCCATGATATGGATAACTATCATTGCTTTACTTGGAGTATTTGGATTTGGAATCTATTATTGCTATACTGAATGGCAG CGTTTGTTAAATGTTGATGGAGCGGATCGTTCTGTTATAGCTGTTGGTTTCACAAGTGACCTCACTCAATATCTTGCTCTACAGGACACTTGGTTAGCTTTCT TCATCATTCTCTGCATCCTTGGAGGAGTCTTCCTTCTCCTTGTGATCTTTTTGAGGAAGAGAATTCTCATTGCTATACAGATTATCAAGTCTGCCAGCAA AGCTGTTGGCATGATGATATCGACTCTCTTCTACCCTCTAGTGACATTTGTTCTAGCTGTGATTGTCGTTTCCTTCTGGGCTGCAACTGCTTTGTTCCTGGCATCGTCTGGTGATCCAGTGTACAGGGTGATTGACTCAAATGAAACGAGGGTGGCAGCTGAGGCTACTCCTCTAAACAACACAAATTGCAATGTTACG CTATGGAATCAGGCCAATCACACATATGCAAATGACAGCTCAATAAAATGTGCCTTCATTGAGTATGGAGGAGACTCGGT ATTTCATCAAAACACCCTCTGGCTTCAGATTGCCTGCTTGTTTGGATTGTTCTGGCTTCTAAACTGGGTCATTGCTCTTGGTGAATGCACTTTAGCTG gTGCGTTTGCTTCATATTATTGGGCCTTCAGGAAACCTCGAGACATTCCCGCACTTCCATTGTTCGGCGCATTCGGCAGAACACTGAG GTACCATACTGGATCTCTAGCATTTGGAGCATTTATCATTGCTCTGATACAGATAATACGAGTTATGCTTGAGTACATTGATCATAAAGTGAAAAGTTCCGAAAGCAAAGTAGCCAAGTTTGTCATTAAGTGCTGCAAATGCTGTTTTTGGTGTCTGGAAAAATTCATGAAGTTCTTGAACAGGAATGCATACATTATG GTTGCAGTCTATGGCAAGAACTTCTGCTGGTCTGCAAAGGAAGCCTTCAAACTAATCATGAGAAATATTATTAGAGTTGCCGTTGTTGATAAAGTAACAGATTTCTTGCTTTTTATGG GTAAATTGATTGTAACATCCGGCTTGGTTGCCTTGAGTTGGGCTTTCTTCAGCAACCAGATATCGTTTGTATCTGGATATGTGCCTTCCTTGAATTACTACTGGCTACCAATTGTG GTGATTGGAATTGGTGCCTACATAGTTGCTGCTGGATTTTTCAACACTTATGGAATGGCAGTGGACACAATCTTCTTATGCTTCT TGGAAGACTTGGAACGCAATGATGGAACGCCGGAGCGtccatattttgcaaataaaGAATTACTTGAATTATTTGGAAGGAAAAATACACAAACAGATCCAGAGCCTATTTATGAAGAAGTTGAATAA
- the LOC120344157 gene encoding choline transporter-like protein 2 isoform X3, with protein MGCCGGDEGEGTAKTHDPSFDGPIHKRSCTDILCCLIFFIFILGFIVVGIFAWLNGDPIILLYPTDNNGRICGVKYGDLDLSNKTNVFFFDLTKCASPASLLKFQCATTQICVNSCPNSTWTYYQDVPQLTAALAGVIATGVASPTNLQISNFAVSNLGVDWSKYFCTYGYDVRTEFESRSNGFQDLIDIIQEGKCAPYYIPMTPLVGRCIPTVLKDAASFTAQTVSGESTVVVDALNNTVTGDALNNGSLIVQAYLNAQEVGMKIFADFTVAWYWVLAGLGVAAVVSFLWIVIMRWVAGPMIWITIIALLGVFGFGIYYCYTEWQRLLNVDGADRSVIAVGFTSDLTQYLALQDTWLAFFIILCILGGVFLLLVIFLRKRILIAIQIIKSASKAVGMMISTLFYPLVTFVLAVIVVSFWAATALFLASSGDPVYRVIDSNETRVAAEATPLNNTNCNVTLWNQANHTYANDSSIKCAFIEYGGDSVFHQNTLWLQIACLFGLFWLLNWVIALGECTLAGAFASYYWAFRKPRDIPALPLFGAFGRTLRYHTGSLAFGAFIIALIQIIRVMLEYIDHKVKSSESKVAKFVIKCCKCCFWCLEKFMKFLNRNAYIMVAVYGKNFCWSAKEAFKLIMRNIIRVAVVDKVTDFLLFMGKLIVTSGLVALSWAFFSNQISFVSGYVPSLNYYWLPIVVIGIGAYIVAAGFFNTYGMAVDTIFLCFLEDLERNDGTPERPYFANKELLELFGRKNTQTDPEPIYEEVE; from the exons ATGGGATGTTGTGGGGGAGATGAAGGAGAAG GAACGGCGAAAACTCACGATCCGTCCTTCGATGGCCCGATTCATAAACGGTCCTGCACTGACATCTTGTGTTGTTTGATTTTCTTTATCTTTATCCTCGGATTCATTGTTGTCGGAATATTCG CTTGGCTGAATGGGGATCCGATCATTTTATTGTATCCAACAGACAATAATGGTAGAATTTGTGGTGTGAAATATGGAGATCTAGATTTATC GAACAAGACCAATGTATTCTTCTTTGACCTGACAAAATGCGCAAGTCCTGCCAGTTTGCTGAAATTTCAATGCGCAACAACACAG ATCTGTGTGAACTCCTGTCCCAACTCAACATGGACTTATTATCAAGATGTCCCACAGCTTACAGCAGCACTGGCAGGAGTTATAGCCACCGGTGTGGCTTCTCCCACTAACCTACAAATCTCTAACTTTGCCGTCAGTAATCTGGGTGTGGATTGGTCGAAATACTTCTGCACATATGGATATGATGTCAGAACAGAATTCGAAAGCAGG tctAATGGCTTTCAAGATCTCATCGATATCATACAAGAAGGGAAATGTGCTCCATATTACATTCCTATGACCCCACTAGTCGGGAGATGCATTCCTACAGTTCTTAAAGACGCCGCATCCTTCACTGCTCAGACTGTTTCTGGTGAAAGCACTGTAGTTGTG GACGCTCTGAACAACACAGTCACAGGAGATGCTTTAAATAATGGAAGCTTGATCGTTCAAGCGTATCTGAATGCTCAAGAAGTTGGGATGAAAATATTTGCTGATTTTACAGTAGCATGGTACTGGGTGCTAGC GGGCCTTGGTGTCGCTGCTGTTGTATCATTTCTATGGATTGTAATAATGAGATGGGTTGCAGGCCCCATGATATGGATAACTATCATTGCTTTACTTGGAGTATTTGGATTTGGAATCTATTATTGCTATACTGAATGGCAG CGTTTGTTAAATGTTGATGGAGCGGATCGTTCTGTTATAGCTGTTGGTTTCACAAGTGACCTCACTCAATATCTTGCTCTACAGGACACTTGGTTAGCTTTCT TCATCATTCTCTGCATCCTTGGAGGAGTCTTCCTTCTCCTTGTGATCTTTTTGAGGAAGAGAATTCTCATTGCTATACAGATTATCAAGTCTGCCAGCAA AGCTGTTGGCATGATGATATCGACTCTCTTCTACCCTCTAGTGACATTTGTTCTAGCTGTGATTGTCGTTTCCTTCTGGGCTGCAACTGCTTTGTTCCTGGCATCGTCTGGTGATCCAGTGTACAGGGTGATTGACTCAAATGAAACGAGGGTGGCAGCTGAGGCTACTCCTCTAAACAACACAAATTGCAATGTTACG CTATGGAATCAGGCCAATCACACATATGCAAATGACAGCTCAATAAAATGTGCCTTCATTGAGTATGGAGGAGACTCGGT ATTTCATCAAAACACCCTCTGGCTTCAGATTGCCTGCTTGTTTGGATTGTTCTGGCTTCTAAACTGGGTCATTGCTCTTGGTGAATGCACTTTAGCTG gTGCGTTTGCTTCATATTATTGGGCCTTCAGGAAACCTCGAGACATTCCCGCACTTCCATTGTTCGGCGCATTCGGCAGAACACTGAG GTACCATACTGGATCTCTAGCATTTGGAGCATTTATCATTGCTCTGATACAGATAATACGAGTTATGCTTGAGTACATTGATCATAAAGTGAAAAGTTCCGAAAGCAAAGTAGCCAAGTTTGTCATTAAGTGCTGCAAATGCTGTTTTTGGTGTCTGGAAAAATTCATGAAGTTCTTGAACAGGAATGCATACATTATG GTTGCAGTCTATGGCAAGAACTTCTGCTGGTCTGCAAAGGAAGCCTTCAAACTAATCATGAGAAATATTATTAGAGTTGCCGTTGTTGATAAAGTAACAGATTTCTTGCTTTTTATGG GTAAATTGATTGTAACATCCGGCTTGGTTGCCTTGAGTTGGGCTTTCTTCAGCAACCAGATATCGTTTGTATCTGGATATGTGCCTTCCTTGAATTACTACTGGCTACCAATTGTG GTGATTGGAATTGGTGCCTACATAGTTGCTGCTGGATTTTTCAACACTTATGGAATGGCAGTGGACACAATCTTCTTATGCTTCT TGGAAGACTTGGAACGCAATGATGGAACGCCGGAGCGtccatattttgcaaataaaGAATTACTTGAATTATTTGGAAGGAAAAATACACAAACAGATCCAGAGCCTATTTATGAAGAAGTTGAATAA
- the LOC120344157 gene encoding choline transporter-like protein 2 isoform X2, which yields MGSCCSGQNDEDSDNKYGTAKTHDPSFDGPIHKRSCTDILCCLIFFIFILGFIVVGIFAWLNGDPIILLYPTDNNGRICGVKYGDLDLSNKTNVFFFDLTKCASPASLLKFQCATTQICVNSCPNSTWTYYQDVPQLTAALAGVIATGVASPTNLQISNFAVSNLGVDWSKYFCTYGYDVRTEFESRSNGFQDLIDIIQEGKCAPYYIPMTPLVGRCIPTVLKDAASFTAQTVSGESTVVVDALNNTVTGDALNNGSLIVQAYLNAQEVGMKIFADFTVAWYWVLAGLGVAAVVSFLWIVIMRWVAGPMIWITIIALLGVFGFGIYYCYTEWQRLLNVDGADRSVIAVGFTSDLTQYLALQDTWLAFFIILCILGGVFLLLVIFLRKRILIAIQIIKSASKAVGMMISTLFYPLVTFVLAVIVVSFWAATALFLASSGDPVYRVIDSNETRVAAEATPLNNTNCNVTLWNQANHTYANDSSIKCAFIEYGGDSVFHQNTLWLQIACLFGLFWLLNWVIALGECTLAGAFASYYWAFRKPRDIPALPLFGAFGRTLRYHTGSLAFGAFIIALIQIIRVMLEYIDHKVKSSESKVAKFVIKCCKCCFWCLEKFMKFLNRNAYIMVAVYGKNFCWSAKEAFKLIMRNIIRVAVVDKVTDFLLFMGKLIVTSGLVALSWAFFSNQISFVSGYVPSLNYYWLPIVVIGIGAYIVAAGFFNTYGMAVDTIFLCFLEDLERNDGSQEKPYYMSKGLMELLGKKNKKPKVEE from the exons ATGGGATCCTGCTGCAGTGGACAAAATGACGAAGACTCTGACAATAAATATG GAACGGCGAAAACTCACGATCCGTCCTTCGATGGCCCGATTCATAAACGGTCCTGCACTGACATCTTGTGTTGTTTGATTTTCTTTATCTTTATCCTCGGATTCATTGTTGTCGGAATATTCG CTTGGCTGAATGGGGATCCGATCATTTTATTGTATCCAACAGACAATAATGGTAGAATTTGTGGTGTGAAATATGGAGATCTAGATTTATC GAACAAGACCAATGTATTCTTCTTTGACCTGACAAAATGCGCAAGTCCTGCCAGTTTGCTGAAATTTCAATGCGCAACAACACAG ATCTGTGTGAACTCCTGTCCCAACTCAACATGGACTTATTATCAAGATGTCCCACAGCTTACAGCAGCACTGGCAGGAGTTATAGCCACCGGTGTGGCTTCTCCCACTAACCTACAAATCTCTAACTTTGCCGTCAGTAATCTGGGTGTGGATTGGTCGAAATACTTCTGCACATATGGATATGATGTCAGAACAGAATTCGAAAGCAGG tctAATGGCTTTCAAGATCTCATCGATATCATACAAGAAGGGAAATGTGCTCCATATTACATTCCTATGACCCCACTAGTCGGGAGATGCATTCCTACAGTTCTTAAAGACGCCGCATCCTTCACTGCTCAGACTGTTTCTGGTGAAAGCACTGTAGTTGTG GACGCTCTGAACAACACAGTCACAGGAGATGCTTTAAATAATGGAAGCTTGATCGTTCAAGCGTATCTGAATGCTCAAGAAGTTGGGATGAAAATATTTGCTGATTTTACAGTAGCATGGTACTGGGTGCTAGC GGGCCTTGGTGTCGCTGCTGTTGTATCATTTCTATGGATTGTAATAATGAGATGGGTTGCAGGCCCCATGATATGGATAACTATCATTGCTTTACTTGGAGTATTTGGATTTGGAATCTATTATTGCTATACTGAATGGCAG CGTTTGTTAAATGTTGATGGAGCGGATCGTTCTGTTATAGCTGTTGGTTTCACAAGTGACCTCACTCAATATCTTGCTCTACAGGACACTTGGTTAGCTTTCT TCATCATTCTCTGCATCCTTGGAGGAGTCTTCCTTCTCCTTGTGATCTTTTTGAGGAAGAGAATTCTCATTGCTATACAGATTATCAAGTCTGCCAGCAA AGCTGTTGGCATGATGATATCGACTCTCTTCTACCCTCTAGTGACATTTGTTCTAGCTGTGATTGTCGTTTCCTTCTGGGCTGCAACTGCTTTGTTCCTGGCATCGTCTGGTGATCCAGTGTACAGGGTGATTGACTCAAATGAAACGAGGGTGGCAGCTGAGGCTACTCCTCTAAACAACACAAATTGCAATGTTACG CTATGGAATCAGGCCAATCACACATATGCAAATGACAGCTCAATAAAATGTGCCTTCATTGAGTATGGAGGAGACTCGGT ATTTCATCAAAACACCCTCTGGCTTCAGATTGCCTGCTTGTTTGGATTGTTCTGGCTTCTAAACTGGGTCATTGCTCTTGGTGAATGCACTTTAGCTG gTGCGTTTGCTTCATATTATTGGGCCTTCAGGAAACCTCGAGACATTCCCGCACTTCCATTGTTCGGCGCATTCGGCAGAACACTGAG GTACCATACTGGATCTCTAGCATTTGGAGCATTTATCATTGCTCTGATACAGATAATACGAGTTATGCTTGAGTACATTGATCATAAAGTGAAAAGTTCCGAAAGCAAAGTAGCCAAGTTTGTCATTAAGTGCTGCAAATGCTGTTTTTGGTGTCTGGAAAAATTCATGAAGTTCTTGAACAGGAATGCATACATTATG GTTGCAGTCTATGGCAAGAACTTCTGCTGGTCTGCAAAGGAAGCCTTCAAACTAATCATGAGAAATATTATTAGAGTTGCCGTTGTTGATAAAGTAACAGATTTCTTGCTTTTTATGG GTAAATTGATTGTAACATCCGGCTTGGTTGCCTTGAGTTGGGCTTTCTTCAGCAACCAGATATCGTTTGTATCTGGATATGTGCCTTCCTTGAATTACTACTGGCTACCAATTGTG GTGATTGGAATTGGTGCCTACATAGTTGCTGCTGGATTTTTCAACACTTATGGAATGGCAGTGGACACAATCTTCTTATGCTTCT TGGAGGATTTGGAACGTAACGACGGCAGTCAAGAGAAACCGTATTACATGAGCAAAGGACTCATGGAACTCCTaggaaagaaaaataaaaaacctaAAGTGGAAGAATAA